Sequence from the Saccharopolyspora pogona genome:
ACCGCCACGAGATCATCGTCGGGATCCATCCGGACCGCATCCACCGGCGACACCCACGACGAACGACCCCACTGGATGCCCGCAAGCCACGCATAGTTCCAGCCAGGGATCGTCTTACGGTCACCGTCACAGCGACACGACGTATGACAGTGACCGCGATCCGCCGAGCACTCCGCATCCGGTCGCGGGCACACGGTCACATCAGCGGTGAACAGAAGCGGTCCCTCGTCCGCCGCGGCAGGCAACCCATCCACCAGCACATCCCGTACCCCGGCGGCGTCGATCTCCCCGGCCGCCAACGCGTCGTACAACGCGCCATGCCCCCGCCGGAACACCGGCGACAGCGACAACTCCACCAACGAGGTCACCGGCCGCTCACCGCAGGACACCGCATCGCAGAGCTCGAACAACGCATCCGCCCGAGCCGACAGACACCGGTAAAACCCATCCCGGAACCCGGTCACAGCCCCGAACTCGACCGCCTGGCGGTCATCCTGCACACTGATCACGACAGCCCTTGGTTGATCTTCTTCTTTCGTCAGAAGCATGATCACCCAAGGGCTGTTCCCATGATCAACCGGGGCCACAACAACACCCAAAGGTTAAAACCCAAGCCAAGAGCCTGTTGCAAAATTACGCCCACCACGGACCGTGATCGATCGATCACGGCTGAGATGGCCACTGGCGGACAAACGGCGGCGATCGAGACTGATTTGGTACTTCGGTTCAGCCGTTTTCGCCGAAAACGCAACAGGCTCCCAAGGGCGCCCAACCGGACCGGTACTCGTCGTCTCGGCTGCTGCCTTCGGCGAATTCGTCGCTGGGCTCAGGTCGCGGCGACTCCTGGCTCGTGGGTGATATCCGGCTCTCGCTCACCCACGAGCACAGGGTGGCGTCATGCCTGGGGTGGGCGGACGTCGGTGCGGATCGGGTGGTCGGCCGGGATCTCGACCAGGACGATTCGCATGCCGTCCGGGTCGGCCACCCATGCCTCATCCAGCCCCCAGGGCTGGCGCTCGGGCTCGGCGAGGACCGTCACGCCGTGGTCCCGCAGCCGCTCGAACTCGGCTCGGACTTCGCGCACCTGGAGCCAGAGCACCTGGTCCGGGCTCGGCCCCGGACCACCCCGGCCGGAGATCTCCAGGAATCCCTGCCCCAGGAAGAAGACCGTGCCGCCGGGGAATTCGCGTGCGATGGCCAGTCCGAGCACGTCCCGGTAAAACCGCAACGAGCGGTCCCAGTCCTGGGGACGAAGGATCAACCGGCTGTTCAAGATCTCCATGCCCCGTTT
This genomic interval carries:
- a CDS encoding VOC family protein — translated: MEILNSRLILRPQDWDRSLRFYRDVLGLAIAREFPGGTVFFLGQGFLEISGRGGPGPSPDQVLWLQVREVRAEFERLRDHGVTVLAEPERQPWGLDEAWVADPDGMRIVLVEIPADHPIRTDVRPPQA